The following DNA comes from Glaciihabitans arcticus.
GGCCCCGATGCGACCACCGCGGTCGCAACCGTCACGGACGAACTCGCTACCGACCTCACCTTTGTGAGCGGCGGTTCGGCGGATGTCACGTGCACGACCTCGGGCCAGACCGTGACCTGCGTGACGGCCGCGCCGCTCGCCTCGGGCGACTCGCTCACTTTCCCAATCGTGACCGACTACTCGGGATACCCGGCAACCCTCAGCAACACCGCCACAGTTGTCGCCGGCGCCGCCGACACCGACCTCACCAATAACGAAGACACCGCGACGACCACCGCCTTCCCACCGAAGGTCGCGATCGGCAACTTCGTCTGGCTCGACAGCGACCGCGACGGCATTCAGGATGCCGGTGAGCCCGGCATCGCCGGTGTCACTGTCAAGCTGCTGAGCGGCTCCGGCGGGAGCGCACTCAACACCGACGGCTCGATCGTCACCTACACCACCACCGACGCCAACGGCTTCTACGCCTTCGACGACCTCACGCCGGGCAGCTACATTGCGAGCTCCGGCCTGGTCACCGGCGCCGTGCGCAGCCCGCTCGGTGCGGGTACCGGTGCTACCGACTCAAACTTCGCGGCCAACGGCATGACTGCGGCGTTCACCGTCGCAGCTAGCGCCACCGGGGACACCCGCGCGGTCGTCCCCGCTGACGGTGCCCTCGACGCCACGCTCATCAACGACACGATCGACGCGGGCTTCATGACCCGCACATTCGACGTCTCCATCGTGAAGTCGTTCGGCTCGGTCAACACCTCGATGCGCCGGGTCACCTGGAACCTGACGGTGACGAACACCGGCCCCGATGCAACGGCCGCTGCCGTGACGGTCACGGATGTGCTGCCCACCACGCTCACCTTCGTGAGCGGCGGTTCGGCGGATGTCACGTGCTCGACCACCGGCCAGACGGTGTCCTGTGTCTCGGCTGCCCCGCTCGCCTCGGGCGCGACGCTGACGTTCCCGATCGTGACCAGCTACCGCGGTTACCCGGCGACCCTCTCGAACACCGCCACAGTGGCCGCGGGCACGGGTGACGCGGATGCCTCGAACGACTCGAGCTCCGCGACCACTCCGCGCCTCCCCGCCAAGCCGGTCGTGGTTCCGCCCGCAACGCCGACGACCCCGGGTACGGGCAGCGGCTCGGGTTCCGGCACCGGATCTGGATCGGGCTCCGGCACGGTGACCCCGGAGCCGACCGCCACGGCCACGCCCGAGCCCACCGTGGAGCCGACCGCGACTCCCGAGCCGACGGAGTCCGCGACTCCCCCGGCCCCGTCTTCCACTCCCTCTGATGACGCCAAATCCGGCATCGACGTCATAGCGATCATCCTGTGGGCGATCGGCGCAATCCTGCTGATCCTGCTGATCACGGGTGCGGTCGTGTTCTTCCGCCGCCGGGCTGCGATCTAGTCATCCTGCGCACGGATCCCGACTGCTGGTCAGCGGTCGGGGTCTGTGCCACTATTGCGCGTATGACGAGGCATGATCGCGCGATTGCCGCACCGGAGAAAGCCCCGGCGTTCGTCGAGTATTCGGTGCTGGTCGAGATCGCATTCGCGGCCCAGCTGCTCACGGTGCTGGCAGGCATGCTGCACAACAACGCGCTCGGGATGTCATCGGTGATGTTCGGTCTTCTCGGTGTTGTGCTTCTGGCGCAGGTGAGGAAACGGGCCTCATGGGCGTGGTGGGCGTTCGTCACCGTGCAGTCCGTCGGATTTGCGGTCATCGCGCTCGCGCTGGTCACCCGCCTCGCAGTGCCCTACCTGCACGTCGACGTCAGCTGGGTGACCATCATCCTCTCGGCCATCGCCTTGGTGGCGGTGCTGTGGCCGCCCGTGCGCGTCGAGATGCTCGCGAACCGGTAACTTCAGTCGAACACCGAGCGGGCGACCGCCGTCACCTCGATCCTGAGGCCCTCCGGCACGAGCAGTGAGACGATTGGCGGCCTCCAGTAGGCGGAGAGCTCGACGGTGGCGCTGCGCCCATCCACGGTGGTGGCTCGCTCGACGTTGAGCTGCTCGAAACCGTCCACCGGAGCGGAGTCGAAGTACGCGGCGACGGCGGCCCGAACATCGGACGCCTCGAGTTCGGGCCTCGGGTGCCCGTCGGCCGTGGGGGCGAGGTCGCCGAGGTCGTAGGCCTCCGCTCCGACGAGAGCCGCGCCATCCGCCACAGTGAAAAGACGCTTGCGCTCGAGGTACAGGGATGTCGCCGCCACCGCGAGCAGGATCAACACCAGGGATAGGAACCCGTAGAAGATTGTTAGCGGCAGGGTCGAGCCAGTCTCGTCGCGGTGATCGATCACGGCGCACCCCAGAACCGGGACACCTGCTGCGTCGCGGACGACTCGAGCTGCACGGCGAACGGAAGGTCGAGACTCAGTGACGGCGGCACTAGTGGCAGCGGCACGGCCACCGCGATCGACACCGTGACGAAGCCGCGTCGGGTGAGGCAGTCGCGGGGTTTCGGCGCGCAGCTGATCGCTACCTTCGCCTTCCGGGCGTCGATGCCGTAGTCGGCGAGCCCGAACTCGATCGCGCGGGTGGCGTCGGCCTTCGCCTCCGCGGTGGTCGGTGCCTGCACGTACACGCGCGCGGCTTGGCGTGCGGCGCCCTCGATCGCGAGCGCACCGGCCTGGATCGCAGACACGGTGAGCACGAGATAGACGAGGGGCACGAGCAGGATCATCCCGGTCGTGACGAATTCGAGGGATGACGACCCAGTCTCATCGCTGTCCCAGAGTCTCGATCGCCGCATGGCCGGTCACCTCCAGACCGCTATCGATGCCGACCAGACCGAACAGCGGCAGCGGGGTGCGCACCGTGACCGTCGCTGCGGGATACCCGCGATACATGCCGCGCGCGATGGTCACGTCGCGCGCGTAGCCCGGACCGAGCGCGCTTAGGATGAGGTCGCGGGTGCGCACCACCCCGTCGCCGAGCTCGTTGTCGGCGAGCGCCCCGTATCGAGCGCCCTCAGCGGCCGCATCGAGCACCGTGTTGCGGATGTGCAGCGCGAAGCCGAGCTGCAGCACCGACAGCGTGAGCACAGTGAGCAGCGCGCTCACCATCACGAACTCGGCGACAGCCGACCCGGACTCGTGTAGAAATCGCGCTCTCAGAAGCCGGTCACGCGCTCGATTGCCTGTTGGAATACATTGCTGAGCGCCGGGCCGGCGAGCCCCCAGATGATGATCACAAGGCCAGCGGTCATGAGGGTGATCAGCACCCAACCGGGCACGTCGCCGCGCTCTTCCCTGAGCATTCGATTCGCAGCGCGTCGTAATCCGTTCACCGGGGGCCGTCCTTTCCTGGGGAGTCACGAGCCCATGGTGAACCGGTGTCGAGAGCGGCGTGCGAACTTTCCACAGGCACTTCCCACTCGTCTCCCTCCGAGGTGCGGCATCGTAACTCGCGGTACTACCGTTAGCCTCATCCGCTCATACGGGGCGTGAGAAACGGAGATCCAGTGGCAGCCACAGGCTTGATCGGCGCGAAGCCAGGGCGGATTCGCGAGGCCAACGAGAAGTTCCTCGTTGAGCGGCGCCCGATGGATTCGAGGCAGCGGCGCAACCTGTTCATCATCTCGGCGGTTCTGGCGGGCGTTGGGCTCGTCGGCTTCACGGTCGTGCTCATCGGCGTCCTCGGCGGCGAGGGGCTCACAGTCATCGACGAGCCAATTCGCGACTGGCTCATGGCCGGCAGATCCAAGACCTGGACCCCGGCGATGCTCGTGCTCTCACTCGTCTTCGGCCCGTTGTTCTTTCCCTACATGACGCTTGCGATCACGGTCGCGTGGGTCATCAAGGCTCGCCACCTCTGGCGCCCCCTCCTCCTCGCGGGCGGCACGCTGGTTGGCATTGTGGCTGTTCGCGGTATCGCCGAGGTCGTAGGTCGCGCCCGTCCGCCGGTCGAAGACATGCTGACCGATGTCGATTCGAGCGAGTCATTTCCTTCGGGTCACGTCATCGGCGCCGCGATATTCATCCTCCTGATCGCCTACCTCGTCTTCTCGCGTCGGCAGGCTCGTTGGATTGCGACCTTGTCCTTCGTGTTTGCAGGGATCGCTGTGATTGCGACGGCTCTGAGCCGCCTGTACCTCGGCTATCACTGGGCGACTGATGCCATCGGTGCCATTTTTCTCGCACTCGTGGTTCTCGGTGCTGCAATGGCGATCGATACGAAGCGCACGACGTCGGCCGAGTAGCGGCTCACGCTAGAACCCCACCTGCAGCACCCAGATCCCCGGGAAGATCGCGAAGGAAATGATGACCGGCAGGATCAGGAACACGAGTGGGCTCGCCAGAGAAATAGGACTCTTTTGGCTACCGGGGATGCGACGCCACCATCTCTTGAATCGTTCGCAGATGGGAAGTGGGAAAGGGCGCCTCGACCCAACGGCGCAAGTACTCGGCCTCGCCATATTCGTCCAGCACTCGCTGCGCGGCGTAACCAACACTCGCTGCGAGATCGGTCAGCGGTTCGGAGGTTCGGAAAATCTCCACACCTTCGTCATCGCGCATGGGCGGAAAGTTGTCCGGGAACACCAGAATCACCAATTGCGCTTCGCCGCCTTCACGGGTGAAAATCCAGCGGTACTCGCCGGGCTCTTCCTCCCACGAGCAGCGGGCAGCGTCGCCTCCCTCGAGAAGACTGCGGATCGCTGCCAAAAGATCACCCAGGGCGTCACTGAGGTAGGAGGCAGTGAGCTCCACCTTGGAGTTACCATCGCTGACAGACGACCGAGCCCACCCTGTTCCGACGATCTCAAAGTCGAACTGCATGACTAGATAGTGTCAGAACCCCACCTGCAGCACCCAGATCCCCGGGAAGATCGCGAACGCGATCGTGACGGGGAGTATCAAAAACACCAGCGGCACGAGCATTGCCACCTCCTTCTTGCCGGCGAGTTCGAGCATGCGGCGCTTGGCGTCATCCCGAGAGTCCTGCGCCTGGGCGCGCAGTACCTCGACTAGCGGGGTGCCGCGGTCGAGTGCGCCGGTGAGCTGCTCGGTGAAGCGGGTGAAGGCGGGCAGCTCGAGGTCTGCGGCCCGGCGGGTGAGGGTGTCGGCGAAGGGCGTGCCGGTGTTCACGTCGGCGATGACCCCCGCGAGTTCGGCGGACAGCTCGCCCGAACTGACCCGCGAGACCCGACGGATCGCATCGAGGATGCCCTCGCCTGCCGAGAGGCTGAGCGTGAGGAACTCGAGAACGGTCGGCAGTTCCTCGGCCATGCGAGCGAGTCGAGCGCGAGCCTGGCGCTGCAGCAGGTAGTCCCGCCCGACGACTCCCCCGACGGCGAAGACCAGCACTATGACCACTTGCGCGACGAACGGGATGCCCTGGCTGCGCACGGCCGCGAGGGACGCGAGCACGCCGAGGGCGGCGCCCGCCGCGCCCCACGCGAGCTGGCGGGAGCGGAACTCGTCGACCGCGAGCGGTGAGCCCGCCTGGCGCAGCCGCCGGGCGGTCTGCGTCGGGTTGCCGGCGAGCGCGGCGACGGCGTGCCGCATCCCGGTCAGAAGGGGTGTGAGGAGGAAGCCGAACACGGGCAGCGGGTCGACCGGTGTGCGGCCGAGCATCTCGCGCGCGCCGGGCGAGACGTCGCGAACGTAGGGGGCGACGCGGGTGGCGAGACTAGGGCGACTGAGTCGAGGCAGGCTACCGATGACGCTCCACAGGCCGAGTCCGAGCAGGAGCCCCCAGACGAGTGCCAGCGCGAGGGTCGGCGTCACTCGAACCACCGCCGCTCCTCGGGCATCCGACCGAGGCCGATCATCAGCCGGTAGGCGACCACCGTGACGGCCAGCCCGACAACGATCATGAGGCCGCCCCCGGCCGTGTTGTAGGCGGCCGCTGCTTCGGGTCGCGAGGCGAGCAGCAGAAGCACTATCCAGGGAGCTGCTACCCCGAGCCGGGCGGCGTTCAGCACCCAGGACTGTCGCGCCTCCACCTCGGAGCGGATCGCAGCCTCCTGCCGCAGGTACGCGGCAAGATTGCGCAGCACGAGGGTGAGTTCGCTGCCGCCGACCTCGCGCGACATGCGCAGCGTCTCGAGGATGCGATCGGAGACCGGGTCGGCCAGCCGCTCCTTGAGCTGGGTGAGGCAGAGCCCGAAGTTGCCGCTCGCGCGATACTCCTCCTCGAAGCGTGCGAACGAGGACCTCGTCTCGGGCGGGCCGGAGCGCGCGAGCGTGACGACGCTGTCGGGCAGCGCGAGCCCCGAGCGCACCGCCGAGACGAGGTGGTCGACGACGTCCGGCCAGACAACGCGGGTCGCTCGTCGCCGGGCGCGGGCGCGCTGGGCGACGATGATGCCGGGCAGGACGAGAGCAACGAGCGCGGCAGCGATCGCGAGCGCCGTGACGGGCAGAAAGACGAACGTCACCGCGCCCACCACGAGCCCCAGAAGAGTGGATGCCACGGCGAACGCCGCAACGGACACCCGCCCCAATCCGGCCTGCAGCAGCCGCACTCGCGCTCCGGCGACTACCCCCGGTCGACGTGGTGCCCGCGCGGCGCCCGCCGGCCAGAGCACCGGGGATACCGCGAGTAGCGCACCCGCCCCGAGCACGGCGCCCCACAGCACGCTCACGCGCTCACCCCCAGCACCGCGGACGGGTCGAATCCGGCTGCCGCGAACTTGTGAATGCGGGTCGGGTAGCCGCCCGTCGGTTCGAGCTCGCCGCGAGTGGAGTGCACCCGCGAGAGGGCGAAGATCGTGCTGGCCTCGATCACCGTGCCGGTGACGTTGCCGCTCGGGGCCACGATCTCGATCACCCGCCGTCGTCCGCTGCGCTCCAGCTCGCAGTGCACGACGAGGTCGATGCAGCCGGCCACCGTCGGCACGACGAAGGCGCTGTCGATGTTGCGCCCGGCGAGCAAGGGCAGCGTGGACAGCTTCGCAAGGGCGTCGCGGGCGCTGTTGGCGTGGATGCTGGACATGCCGGGCAGCCCCGAGTTGAGCGCGATGAGCAGGTCGAGGGACTCGGCCTCGCGCACCTCCCCGACCACGAGACGGTCGGGGCGCATCCTCAACGATTCTTTGATCAGGCGGCGCAGGGTGATCTCACCCGTGCCCTCGAGCGATGGTTGTCGACACTGCATGGCGACGCGATCGAGGGCGCCGAAGTCGAGTTCGAAGGTCTCCTCGACGGTGACGACGCGCTCGGTCGGTCGGGCGCTCGAGAGCAGCGCGTTGAGCATGGTGGTCTTGCCGCTCTGCGTGGCTCCCGACACGATGATGTTGCTGCCGGCCAGCACGCTCATGCGCAGGAACTCCGCCGCCTGCCGCGTGAGCGACCCGAGCTCGACGAGTTCGTGCAGGCTGCCGATGCGCCGCGTGAACTTACGGATATTGACCGCCCAGTGCTTCTGAGTGATGGTCTGAGCATTGTTGTGCAGAAAATGTAACAAACTTTTTTTGTGTTGATTTTCCGCGGCTATGGCGAAATTTCGAAGCCTGTACTCTCTTGTTTTATACGCTAATCTCTCAATATTTTTTCGTGACGAACTGTGCCCTTCTTGTCACGGCCTGTCCCTTAATGTCACAGTCCCTGCGTGAACAAAAACTGGTATGAGCGGGCCCTGAAGGTCGATGGACTTAAATTCCTGCGCGAAGAGGAAGCGTTTTTTGTTGCCACTCTGGACGCCTGGGGGACACAAAGAAGATCTGCGGGGAGGAAACTCGCGACGATCCACCAAGACCGAAGCGCGGTCGAGAACTTCGCCAAATTCGCCGACCGTTTTCCTTGGCAGTGGACGACTGCTGATATGTCGGAATACACGACCGCCCGGATTGTCGGCGATGTCGATACAAAGGCCGTCGTCCACTCGACAATCGTCGGGATGCACGGGGCGATCCGCCGCTACTGCAACTATCTCTTGTCATACGGAAATGACTGGGCGAGTGTATGCGAGGAGCGATTCGGCGCACTTCCGAACCAAGTGTGTTTCGATTGGAACACGCGCAGCCACACGTCCGAGAGCGAGGCGAACCCATCTGTTCGTGGCTTCAGCTACGACGAGTTGGCAACTTTCTGGCAGGCCTCCGGCGAATGGGTCGAGGAAATCGATCGGTCGCGCGAAAAGGGCTGGCTCGCTGCTATGCGGGACATCGCACTTTTCAAAACAGCGTGGGCGTTCGGCTTGCGCCGAAACGAGTTGCGAATGCTTGACATCAGTGACCTCAACTACAACCCGCGTATCCCCAAGTGGGGGCAATACGGAAAGATCAACGTCAGCTACGGCAAGTCGTCTAACGGTGGTCAACCGAAGCAGCGCAACGTCTTCTTGGTCCCCACCCACCAGGACGTGATTCCTGAACTGGACAGGTGGGTCGAAAAGCTGCGACCGCAAACTGAACCGGGCGATCTTCCTGCGCTATTTGTGACGGAGCGGCATAGCCGAGTGAGTCTTCGACTCATTGACGCTCGGTTCGCCCTTTTACGGGAATTCGCCGGGCTACCGAAAGTGCTAACAATGCACAGTCTCCGCCGGTCCTACCTCACCCACATTCAAGAGAGTGGACTGCCTGCTCTGTTTGCTCAGTATCAGGCTGGCCACTCCCACGCTGCGACAACAGCCAGGTACACCAGTCCATCGAATGACTATCGGTCTAGGGTGGTTGCAACAGCGTTGAGCGACTACGACCGATGGGACGGGCAGGATGGCGACCACCGAGTGGGTGTGGAACGCCCGCAAGGTCATGGCGGACCGCGGCATGTTTAAGACCAGCGATCTCGTCGCGCCCTTCCGAGCCCAGGGCATTGACATCTCTCGTGAACAGATCTATCGCATCGTGGCAATAAAGCCTCGCCGGCTCAATATGGAAGTGCTTATCGCTCTTTGCGTGACTCTGGACTGTCAGTTAGACGAGCTCGTGGTCTTCGACTCGCCCAAATCCACCGGCTCAGCCAGTCCTCTGCGAGCACGAAGCAACGGTCCCTCGATTGACCCCTCCGAACGCCACGAGGATCGACCTTTCCCCGTAACGGTGCACAAGCCCCGATGACGCCGCGCCTCACGGCGCTGATCCGGAGTCTCTCCGAACACTCAAATGCTGATGAGGCATCTATTCGACGGGCAGTGGAAGCCTTGAAACCGTCGACCGCCGACTACGTGTCGAGAGTGATCGAAGAACAACCGGAAGCTGCGCATACCCTCA
Coding sequences within:
- a CDS encoding helix-turn-helix domain-containing protein — encoded protein: MFKTSDLVAPFRAQGIDISREQIYRIVAIKPRRLNMEVLIALCVTLDCQLDELVVFDSPKSTGSASPLRARSNGPSIDPSERHEDRPFPVTVHKPR
- a CDS encoding TadE/TadG family type IV pilus assembly protein, translating into MPTGNRARDRLLRARFLHESGSAVAEFVMVSALLTVLTLSVLQLGFALHIRNTVLDAAAEGARYGALADNELGDGVVRTRDLILSALGPGYARDVTIARGMYRGYPAATVTVRTPLPLFGLVGIDSGLEVTGHAAIETLGQR
- a CDS encoding type II secretion system F family protein, encoding MSVLWGAVLGAGALLAVSPVLWPAGAARAPRRPGVVAGARVRLLQAGLGRVSVAAFAVASTLLGLVVGAVTFVFLPVTALAIAAALVALVLPGIIVAQRARARRRATRVVWPDVVDHLVSAVRSGLALPDSVVTLARSGPPETRSSFARFEEEYRASGNFGLCLTQLKERLADPVSDRILETLRMSREVGGSELTLVLRNLAAYLRQEAAIRSEVEARQSWVLNAARLGVAAPWIVLLLLASRPEAAAAYNTAGGGLMIVVGLAVTVVAYRLMIGLGRMPEERRWFE
- a CDS encoding pilus assembly protein TadG-related protein, producing the protein MIDHRDETGSTLPLTIFYGFLSLVLILLAVAATSLYLERKRLFTVADGAALVGAEAYDLGDLAPTADGHPRPELEASDVRAAVAAYFDSAPVDGFEQLNVERATTVDGRSATVELSAYWRPPIVSLLVPEGLRIEVTAVARSVFD
- a CDS encoding type II secretion system F family protein, producing the protein MVRVTPTLALALVWGLLLGLGLWSVIGSLPRLSRPSLATRVAPYVRDVSPGAREMLGRTPVDPLPVFGFLLTPLLTGMRHAVAALAGNPTQTARRLRQAGSPLAVDEFRSRQLAWGAAGAALGVLASLAAVRSQGIPFVAQVVIVLVFAVGGVVGRDYLLQRQARARLARMAEELPTVLEFLTLSLSAGEGILDAIRRVSRVSSGELSAELAGVIADVNTGTPFADTLTRRAADLELPAFTRFTEQLTGALDRGTPLVEVLRAQAQDSRDDAKRRMLELAGKKEVAMLVPLVFLILPVTIAFAIFPGIWVLQVGF
- a CDS encoding tyrosine-type recombinase/integrase, whose translation is MNKNWYERALKVDGLKFLREEEAFFVATLDAWGTQRRSAGRKLATIHQDRSAVENFAKFADRFPWQWTTADMSEYTTARIVGDVDTKAVVHSTIVGMHGAIRRYCNYLLSYGNDWASVCEERFGALPNQVCFDWNTRSHTSESEANPSVRGFSYDELATFWQASGEWVEEIDRSREKGWLAAMRDIALFKTAWAFGLRRNELRMLDISDLNYNPRIPKWGQYGKINVSYGKSSNGGQPKQRNVFLVPTHQDVIPELDRWVEKLRPQTEPGDLPALFVTERHSRVSLRLIDARFALLREFAGLPKVLTMHSLRRSYLTHIQESGLPALFAQYQAGHSHAATTARYTSPSNDYRSRVVATALSDYDRWDGQDGDHRVGVERPQGHGGPRHV
- a CDS encoding phosphatase PAP2 family protein, with protein sequence MAATGLIGAKPGRIREANEKFLVERRPMDSRQRRNLFIISAVLAGVGLVGFTVVLIGVLGGEGLTVIDEPIRDWLMAGRSKTWTPAMLVLSLVFGPLFFPYMTLAITVAWVIKARHLWRPLLLAGGTLVGIVAVRGIAEVVGRARPPVEDMLTDVDSSESFPSGHVIGAAIFILLIAYLVFSRRQARWIATLSFVFAGIAVIATALSRLYLGYHWATDAIGAIFLALVVLGAAMAIDTKRTTSAE